A window from Triticum aestivum cultivar Chinese Spring chromosome 6D, IWGSC CS RefSeq v2.1, whole genome shotgun sequence encodes these proteins:
- the LOC123140821 gene encoding uncharacterized protein, producing the protein MALACASHHVRRLLLHPGAGAPARSFCAQPYQAKVGVVEFLNGVGKGVETHAAKLEEAVDGEPQSVPETRPVRRKKFGGPCKLRKLILSFPHKYRLGLSKHPAEVWKEQ; encoded by the exons ATGGCCCTCGCGTGTGCATCTCATCAtgtgcgccgcctcctcctccaccccggggccggagctccggcgaggtcctTCTGCGCCCAGCCCTACCAAG CCAAGGTAGGCGTGGTGGAGTTCCTGAACGGGGTCGGCAAGGGGGTGGAGACGCACGCGGCGAAGCTGGAGGAGGCAGTCGACGGCGAACCCCAGAGTGTGCCCGAGACCCGCCCGGTACGGCGCAAGAAGTTCGGTGGCCCCTGCAAGCTT AGAAAGTTGATTTTGAGCTTTCCTCACAAGTACCGTCTTGGTCTTTCGAAACACCCAGCAGAAGTCTGGAAAGAGCAATGA